From the genome of Neomonachus schauinslandi chromosome 1, ASM220157v2, whole genome shotgun sequence:
ctgaaccacccaggcgcccctggaacatGGTTTTTTACCcaatattttctttgtatcttccttatTCAGGTCAATGTAAGTGGATCTTGTCCATCTACTACTCCCTTTTCCCAGCTGGCTCGAAGCccagcccttccctctgcctagcCAGGGGTCCTGAGCTCTGGTAATAAAGGGTGAGGGGCAATTTCCTTCTAGGCCCATTCCAGGGAGGGCTTCTTGCTAAAGGAGCCTAAACAGTGGGAGTGATAAAGGGGACagagatggtgatggtggtgggcaGATAAGACACAGAGGTCCCTACTGACTGAGTCATCAGTCTGGATCCAATGCATGCTGCAAGGCATACATCATACCAGCTGCAAAAgcttccagccccagccccagccccagaagAGCTTGAGTCTCCTAGACCTGCAGGAAGTGATGGGCCACCCATGTATACGAACCAGGATCTATCTGCTTCTTGGTCTGCAAATGTGTACATCTGTGATTGATTGCTCATGCCTGCCTAGGGCAGGGGCTTTGGAGTAACGCAGGTGGGGAGGCTGCAGATTGACTGGAGATGTCCTCCCTGGACTAACAAGAATACACACAAATtatgtgtgtcaaccatactaaaaaaagaagagaagaattcACACAAATTAGAGTGTAGAATATCCTCCAGACCCCAGCATAGCccttactgggggggggggggttttggccccccccccctcttttttccccaccgcccccccttttctctctttccccccccctgtttttttttttttttttttttgagagagagtgtgcttgagagagagcgtgagcagggggagaggcagagggagaagcagactccccactgagtaggaagCCCGACATGCGGCTttccatggggctcgatcccaggaccccaggatcatgacctgagctgaaggcagacgcttgaccaactgagccacccaggcgcccctccccatctgtctttctctttctgtgtgtctctgttcccctctcttccctctttcaCCAGCTTCAACCCTACCTCACCCTGCAGCATTTCTGTCCCCCCACACACCTAGAAGCTTTGTAGTCTCGCTCCCTCTGGCCAGAACTGAGTGGCTGCCTCTCTTTGTGTCCAGACAGGCTACACCTATGGCGCCTCCAAGCGAGGAGACACCCCTGATTCCTCAGCGCTCCTGCAGCCTCTCGTCTTCAGAAGCTGGTGCCCTGCACGTGCTGCTGCCCCCTCGGGGCCCTGGACCCCCACAGCGCTTATCCTTCTCCTTTGGGGACCATTCAGCTGAAGAGCTGTGTGTTTGGGCTGCTAAGGCCAGTGGTGAGTGGGTCCCTAGAAGACTGGGCCAAAGAGAGGAGTAGGGCTGTGGGAGGCCTAGATTGGGAGCTGGAATAGCTGTCAAGTGGAGTCAGCATGGGAGCTGGGGCTTTGAGGGATGAATAAGTTTGGAAATGGAGGAAGGTGCTCAGGGAAAGGCTGTGCAAAGACTCGGAGGCACGTGAGGGCAAACAGTTGGTCATCCCTTGACGTAAAGTGTACAGTGGAAGGAGCACTCTGGAGAGaagggcagggagccccaggaaGCAGGTTGTGTGTGGATTCTCTGCTAAGGGCAATGGGGAGCCCtggagtgtgtgtgagcaggggtgggacACAGCGTGAGAGCCCAAGGTGGGAAAGAGCCCTGCAGGGCTGCATGGGGTTCATAACCATGGCAGCCCTGCAAGGGACAAGATGGGGAAATTTAGGAGGGTGCTGATGGGGGCATCCCCTCAGGCATCCTGCCCGTGTACCACTCCCTCTTTGCTCTGGCCACGGAGGACCTGTCCTGCTGGTTCCCCCCAAGCCACGTCTTCTCCGTGGAGGACTCGGGCACCCAAGTTCTGGTCTACAGGCTCCGGTAAGAAGCACATCACCCCTACTCCCACAGGCATGGGTTAAATGTTACCAAGAGGGGGTGCCTTTTGTTGAGGGCAAGGGGAGTTTAGAACAACAGTGATCCTACAACCTTATCATCTCCCTGCATTTCCCGGTGGTGCCCCAGGGAGGATGTGATCACCGCTCATGGCACAGATGAAGAACTGAGGCCAGAGGGTGTGTGCGttgcttgcccaaggtcacataacaaGTCAGTGGCACAACCTGGGCTCTGTGAGGTCTCAGCACGGTCTTCCACCCCTCCCTACCCCTACTCCaggcttctccccttccccaacaGCTTTTACTTCCCCAACTGGTTTGGGCTAGAGAAGTGCCACCGCTTCGGGCTACGAAAGGACTTGGCCAGCGCCATCCTTGACCTACCAGTCCTGGAGCACCTCTTCGCCCAGGTAGGGGTCTGCATGGGGCTTAGCCCGGGGCTGGGGTCCACAGGGCAACATCAAGGCTCGCAGTTGGGCGGCCTTGGCTGACCCTCTCTGTGGCAGCCCAGGGTTGGGAATCGGCCCAAGGGTGGGGGGGTCTGTAGGGCAACATCAGGGCTCACGGTTGGGCTGTGACCGGCCCCCAGCACCGGAATGACCTGGTGAGCGGCCACCTCCCCGTGGGCCTCAGTCTCAAGGAGCAGGGTGAATGTCTCAGCCTGGCGGTGCTGGACCTGGCCCGGATGGCCCGCGAGCAGGCTCAGCAGCCTGAAGAGCTGCTGAAAACTGTCAGGTGAGGGCTTCCAGCTTGTGGTACCCAGCGTCTACCTGCGAGGGAGCAAATGTGGCTCCACTGGGGCATCCCTAGAGCTCAGGCTCCCATGAGGCTCCCCACCTACAAGCCCGCAGTGTGTCCATGTGAGCCAGGACCCCACCGACCCACTGAGGCTccagtccctgcctccctcctgccgctgaaggcctgtgtgtgtgtgtccgtcttGTGGACCCCAGTGGTCCTTCCCGCGTGTGTGTCCTTGAGTGTCTCCGGGTGTGCCGCCCAGCTGAGGCCACACTTCAGCCCTTCAACTAAAATTCGGGTTTGTGTGTGTCCCTGTCCCTACCTGTGGAGATCCCTCCCCACAGTGAGGACCCGCTACCCTCACTCGTAGCTACAAGGTCTGCCTGCCCCCCGACCTGCGCGACCTGATCCAGGGCCTGAGGTTCGTGACGCGGAAGCGCATCCGCAGGACTGTGCGCCGGGCCCTGCGCCGCGTGACCGCCTGCCAGGCTGACAGGCACTCGCTCATGGCCAAGTACATCATGGACCTGGAGAGGCTCGACCCGGCCAGGGCGGTAGAGACCTTCCTCGTGAGCCTCCCCGGGGCTGCTGGTGGTCAGGATGCGCAGGGGCTGCTCCGAGTGGCTGGCGACACCGGCATCGCCTGGAGTCCAGGAGGACAAGAGGTGTGGGCGGCTGGTGGGCAGGGCCaacggcgggggcggggcctaggagggaggggcaggagagtggGCGGGGTGAAGGAAGGGAGAGACTGTGAGGGCTCCGATGGGGGCCCGCTGAGTGAGAGGTGGGGctgagccaggggtgggggcgaGAACGAAAAATGGGCGGGACTTAGAGGGATGGGACCGGTTGGGCGGGGGGCTCAGGGCGGGCctcccggcggggggggggggggagtcaggACTGAGACGGGGCGGGGCTCCCGGCTGGACTGAGAGAGACCGGGAGGTGGAGTGGAGCTAAGCGAGGGAGGGCCTCAGGGAAAGAACCGGCTCAACGATGAAGACGGGGTTGAGCAGAATTGGCGTGGGAGACACTGGGGATGGGCTGGGGAGGATTTGTGAGGGATGGGATTGATAGAAGGGCCCGGGGTTTGGCAGGGGCGTGGTGGGAAGGGGCCGGGGTTGGGAGAGGCTTAGAGGGTCAGGGCTTCCGGCATGGGTTGGTGGGGTCCAGGCTTCCAAGAGGGACTGGGGGCTCCGAGGGGACGGGACCGCCAGCTTCAGCCCTCCCCCTCGTTCCCAGGCCCTCCAGCCCTTCTGCGACTTTCCAGAAATTGTGGACATCAGCGTCAAGCAGGCTCCGCGTGTTGGCCCGGCCGGGGAGCACCGCCTGGTCACCGTCACCAGGACAGACAACCAGATCCTGGTGAGTGCTggaccctctcccctcccgccTAACCCCGACTGCGGGGACGTGGGACCGTCGCCTTCGGGCCGTAGCGGGCGCTGACGCGGATCCTTACAGGAGGCCGAGTTCCCGGGGCTGCCCGCCGCGTTGTCCTTCGTGGCGCTAGTCGACGGCTACTTCCGGCTGACCTCCGACTCCCGGCACTTCTTCTGCAAGGAGGTTGCGCCGCCGCGGCTGCTGGAGGAGGTGGCCGAGCAGTGCCACGGCCCCATCACGTAAGGGTCCACCCCCCATGCCTGCCCTCCGCGGCCAGAACTCGGTTCGAATCTTGGGCACTCCCCTTCTCgctgcctcagtgtcctcccctcccaggagcctTGGAGAGGGGTCAGGGGCTGGAACAGCGCCTGGTGCAGGGTTGGTGCTCAGTGAGACTAGGCTCTCCCTTCTGCTGCTGTCCAGGGCAGTGGCTTCCCTCTCTCTGATTCCTCAGGGCCCCAGGGCCGATTCCTGGGGGTGGATGACACCAGGTTCCACCTGCAGCCTCTTCTTTAATCACCTAATAGAAGTCCTGATTTttggctcattttaaaaaataggaaggagatggggtgcctgggtggctcattcgttaagcgtctgccttcggctcaggtcatgatcccagagtcctgggatcgagcccgcatcgggctccctgctccgtgggaagcctgcttctccctctcccactccctctgcttgtgttccctctctcgctgtgtctctctctgtcaaataaaaaataggaaggagagagggaatgttAGCTGGTGAGGGTCCCAGGGCTTCGGAGGAACCAGGAGGATTAGAACCCAAGTCTGCCTccatctctgtgtctgtcttttcCTCCGGCCTTTCTCTACAGCCTGGATTTTGCCATCAACAAGCTCAAGACTGGGGGCTCACTTCCTGGCTCCTACGTTCTCCGCCGCAGTCCCCAGGATTTTGATTGCTTCCTCCTCACTGTCTGTGTCCAGGTTGGTCCACCACTAGGAGCCACGTgggcagggagggcttcctgaaggagatgacatttgagctgagacctgaaagatgAGTCAGTATTTgctcctggaggaaggggagggtaAAGGCATTCCCAGTGGAGGGAACGGCTTATGCAAAGGCTTGGAGATTGGAAGGAGCCTGTGGTGCTGGAGGAAGATGGGGTGAGGGAAAAGTACTGCCCACTTCCACTCAGGGACCACTCCTCCTTGCAGACCCCCCTGGGTCCTGATTACAAGGGCTGCCTCATCCGGTGTGACCCCACGGGAACCTTGTCCCTGGCTGGCCTTGGCCGTCCCCACAGCAGTCTCCGAGAGCTCTTGGCAGCCTGCTGGGACGGCGGGCTGCACGTGGACGGGGTTGCGCTGAACCTCACCTTCTGCTGCACCCCCAAACCCAAAGGTgagcccgccccctcccctgagTGGAGCAATCGAGCTGGGGACCTGCCTTGTGCGGCAGGGGGCAGAGATTGCGGGTCGAGATGGGTTAGGGAAGAAAAGGTGATTTATGTGCTTGTGGAATAGATGCTATCTTCAGGCATGACGAGATCCAGTTGCAGCTGGATCCGAGAGATGTCACTGACTCTTAGACTCTCTCCATCTCTTGCCTCTTCCTCTGGGTGAATTTCACTCTCAGACAAACCCCTTGGATGGGACAACTCTGAGGTGTGAGTTCTTCAGAGTCTTCCAGAATCTCTAGCAGAACTGAGACTAGGTTGCCTGCTCATCAGtaaccctccccgcccccctcccccgactGGGGCTTCCTAGAGTCTCAAATAAACCGCGTACCTTGGAGTCCTCACCTCAGGGTTGGCTTCTGGGAGGGACCCCAAATTAAGGCAGGGAGTGAGCAAACCTTAGGGGGCCTTCCACCTCTGACCgctcttcttctccctccacctcctccccgtAGAAAAGTCCAACCTGATTGTGGTGCGGAGGGATTGCAGCACACCCACATCATCCCCTGTTCAGCTCCAATCCCAATGCCAGCTGAGTCAGATGACATTTCACAAGATCTCTGCTGACAGCCTGGAGTGGGTAAGTGGCCCCAGGAAATGGAAGGGGGACCTCAGTTGGGATTCAGACACTGGGTCCTCATTGTACCCCAGTTACATCTCTGCTGTGTGGCCTCGAGCATGTGACATAACCTCCTTGTGCCTctgtttcattatctgtaaaatggggccagggccaggggccaggatCCCACCAGGAGCCCCCTTACCAGCCTCTCATGTTGCCCCCTCACCCTCCAGCATGAGAACCTGGGTCATGGGTCCTTCACCAAGATTTACCGAGGTTGTCGCCACGAGGTCGTGGAGGGGGAGGTCCGGGAGACGGAGGTGCTGCTCAAAGTGATGGATGCCAAGCATAAAAACTGCATGGAGGTGAGTGTGATGGGGACCAAGACTTTGGGGTCAGGACTGGCTGGAGAGAGCATTGTGGattcagggaaatttaaaaacacacaggtcttaaaacaacagaaatgtagcTGCAGCATCTCCAAACCATGAAATACAGAAGGGTCAGGGAATTTAGATGGAAACAGAAAGAGTACACCAAATAgaagaaacagccagtgcaaagatcctgaggcagGGTTGTGCCTGGcatgttttttgggttttttaaaaatgattttatttatttatttgagaggggggaggagggagcacaagcagggggagcagccaagggagagggagaagcagattccctgctgagcagggagcccaatgcagggctcaatcccaggaccctgggatcatgacccaagctgaaggcagacacttaactgactgagccacccaggcacccctgtgcctGGCATGTTTAAGGAACAGTGAGgagggggcatctggctggctcagttggaagagcacatgactcttcatctcagggtcatgagttcgagccccacactgggtgcagagattacttaaataaatacaacctaaaaaaaaaaaagtgaagaagggCCACTGGGCTGGAGAGAAGTGAGCAAAGGAGAAGAGGGGAGTGATGTGGATGGAAGCATCAGCAAGGATTGGGCCACCCAGGGAAGGCATGAGTCCTCCTTGAACCCCAAGTCTCCCACTTCTGTGTGAGGGACCCAAGGTGGATTACAGTGGAGACTTCCAGCCCCCATCAGAAAACCATGATAGAGTCCTGTGTATAGCAGTGGTGGACTCCCAGGTCAAAGGAGGCTTGTGGTGAGGTGCCCTCCTGAGGCCGATTTGTGAGCAGCAAGTTTGGGGTGCTTGGTCTGACCCTGGAGTGGGAGGAACCCATGgacctcctctcccttctcctctccccagtcATTTCTGGAAGCAGCGAGTTTGATGAGCCAAGTGTCATACCAGCATCTCGTGTTGCTCCACGGCGTGTGCATGGCTGGAGACAGTGAGACAGaaccctcacccccgcccccacccttcCTCAGGGAAACCGTCTAGGGCAGCATTAGCGATACAAACCCAGAGCCCGCCCTGGCTGGGGCCCCGTGTCCCCCAGGGTCCCTCACCCTGTTACCTGTGTCCTTCATTTGTCACTTTTGGGGCAGCAGCTCCAAGCTCCCACTGATACCCAGCCCCACAGAATTATCTCAAGTCAGACGggcctgggttccaatcccacCTCGCTGTGTACCCCCCTCTGTAGCTTTGCAAGGGCCAAGTTACCTCTCCAAGCTCCAGTTCCACCAGATTCGTACAGCAACTATTTATCAGGAGCCCGGGAGGGGCCAGGAGCTGCACTCACAGTGTGGAACACGACAGGTGGGGCAGGGTGATGCATGATCGTGTGTGAGGGGGCGGCACAGGCCACTGTGGGTGGTCAGAGGCCGCTAGCCCAGCTTGGAGGTTAGGCAATGATTCTGGATAGGCAAAGGTAAGTTCTAGGCAGAGAAGGCAAAGATAAGTAGGAAttagggaagaggaggagaggaggggggatgTCCCAGACAGAACATGCAAAGGGCTGGAAGTGCCCTTCCAGGCATCTCGGGAAATAGTTGCCACAGGGGAAGTGAGGAGGAGGACAGGTGAGTAGGCTAAGGACGGACGCAACAGTCAGAACTGAGAGCTCCAGGGAGccctgagggtggggtggggcggagcCTGTTCAACACCGCTGcagtcctgcctcccagccctgcccctccctgctgcctgccGCCAGGTATCATGGTGCAGGAATTTGTACACCTGGGAGCGCTGGACACCTACCTGCGCAAGTCTGGCCACCTGGTGCCAGCCAGCTGGAAGCTGCAGGTGATCAAACAGCTGGCCTATGCCCTCAACTATCTGGTGAGTGCTCCTCTGCTTGCTCTACCCTCTATGCAGAGAATGGAGGGGCAATTGAGAGTGGGCTCTGTGGTATGTGTAGGAGTTTGGTAAGGATGCAAGGGGAGGGCATTTTAGGGAACAGCATACATACAAGCTCAGAGATGTAAGAGCGGGAGAAGGGAACAGGTGGTCATTGGTGGATTTCAGTGGGGAGTATTGAGCCATGAGGCCAGGCAgggggaaggcttcccagaagaagGAACATGGGAGCTGGGCCTTGAGGGTTGAATAGAAGCTCatcaagaggagaaaagaaggagggtGTGTCAGGTTGAGGGCACAGCCTGGGCCAAGGCCTGCAGCTTAGAAGATGAGTTGCTTGTCCTGGGATGCATCTAGCAGTTCAGTTGGCAGGAGACCAGGGTAGAGGTGTGGAAGAGAGAATGTCATAGGAAGAGTGAGCAAGTATCTCAAAGGGCCTTGAACGCTAGACTGAGGACCTCTGACTTTATCCTaaaggcagtggggagccacagGGTGGGTTTGAAGGGGAGGGACACAGGGCAGCACAGGGGGTGAACCAGAGGAGGCAAGACAGGCCAGTAGTCTACGGAATGGTCTAGAAGTATGGTCTGAGCAGCCCCAGGTGGGCTTTGAAGGATGTGTAGTGGTTCTTCAGCCAGACTATTCATCCAGCAAACCCTCCCTGGCATTCTCTGTGCCTGGCCCACCCAGGAAGACAAAGGCCTCCCCCATGGCAATGTCTCAGCCCGGAAGGTGCTCCTGGCTCGCGAAGGGGCTGATGGGAACCTGCCCTTCATCAAGCTGAGTGACCCTGGTGTCAGCCCCTCTGTGCTAACCCGGGACAGTAAGTCcggaagggtggagggaggggcctAGTGCCCTAGAGgggcagtggggcagggaagcagacccctgaccccagccccactccccagTGCTCACTGACAGGATCCCCTGGGTGGCCCCCGAGTGTCTCCAGGAGGCCCGGACACTCGGCTTGGAAGCTGACAAGTGGGGTTTTGGTGCCACAGTCTGGGAGGTGTTCAGCGGGATCCCGATGCCCATCAGCACCCTGGATCCCACCAAGGTCAGAGCACCCTCATTGGCCTCTAGAGTGCCCATTTGGGAGAAGGGTGGGCTGAGGTCCAGCTTGGGGAGGATGGGCTGGTCTAGGGTGGGGGGCCCCTGAGGGTGCACTGGGAGTGACCAGCCACTCTTCTCAACTTCAGAAGCTCCAGTTTTATGAGGAACGGCAGCAACTGCCTGCCCCCAAGTGGACGGAGCTGGCCATACTGATCCAGCAGTGCATGGCCTATGAGCCAGGCCAGAGACCTTCCTTCCGTGCCATCATCCGTGACCTGAACAGCCTCATCACTTCAGGTGCCCACTGGGCcaggcagggtgggcagggctggcctgTCATATTAGGCCCCGGGGGGCGAGGGGGAAGTGAAATTTGCATGCAGAGCCGGCCCCGTGTGCTTGGCAGGGTTGGAGTGGTTGGTGACTGTAACAGTCAGCATGAACCTCAAccgctgctgtaacaaacagaCCCCCTTGGCTCCAGATCGAACGTGATGGATATTTACCTTTCATTCAGTGAGGGTGTCCAGGTCAACAGGCACCTCTCCCTTTGTGGCTCTACCCATCCCATGGCCTCAGGTCCCTGTGGCATCCTCTGCagacaagagagagagactgtggagGGTCCCATGCCAGGTTTCCATGGGCCAGGCCTGAAAGAGCTGCCAGCACCTCTCCCTCATCAGACTGAGCTCAGTCACGTACCACACTTCACAGCAGTGGAGTCTGGGAAATGCCCTTCTGTCTCCAAAGCTATATGTAGTTTGCACAGCATGCAGAGCACATAAGGGGTCTGCCTTTGCCCAGTCGGCCTCTTTttccagccacccccccccca
Proteins encoded in this window:
- the JAK3 gene encoding tyrosine-protein kinase JAK3 yields the protein MAPPSEETPLIPQRSCSLSSSEAGALHVLLPPRGPGPPQRLSFSFGDHSAEELCVWAAKASGILPVYHSLFALATEDLSCWFPPSHVFSVEDSGTQVLVYRLRFYFPNWFGLEKCHRFGLRKDLASAILDLPVLEHLFAQHRNDLVSGHLPVGLSLKEQGECLSLAVLDLARMAREQAQQPEELLKTVSYKVCLPPDLRDLIQGLRFVTRKRIRRTVRRALRRVTACQADRHSLMAKYIMDLERLDPARAVETFLVSLPGAAGGQDAQGLLRVAGDTGIAWSPGGQEALQPFCDFPEIVDISVKQAPRVGPAGEHRLVTVTRTDNQILEAEFPGLPAALSFVALVDGYFRLTSDSRHFFCKEVAPPRLLEEVAEQCHGPITLDFAINKLKTGGSLPGSYVLRRSPQDFDCFLLTVCVQTPLGPDYKGCLIRCDPTGTLSLAGLGRPHSSLRELLAACWDGGLHVDGVALNLTFCCTPKPKEKSNLIVVRRDCSTPTSSPVQLQSQCQLSQMTFHKISADSLEWHENLGHGSFTKIYRGCRHEVVEGEVRETEVLLKVMDAKHKNCMESFLEAASLMSQVSYQHLVLLHGVCMAGDSIMVQEFVHLGALDTYLRKSGHLVPASWKLQVIKQLAYALNYLEDKGLPHGNVSARKVLLAREGADGNLPFIKLSDPGVSPSVLTRDMLTDRIPWVAPECLQEARTLGLEADKWGFGATVWEVFSGIPMPISTLDPTKKLQFYEERQQLPAPKWTELAILIQQCMAYEPGQRPSFRAIIRDLNSLITSDYELLSDPTPGALAPRDGLWNGAQLYAYQDPTIFEERHLKYISQLGKGNFGSVELCRYDPLGDNTGALVAVKQLQHSGPDQQRDFQREIQILKALHSDFIVKYRGVSYGPGRQSLRLVMEYLPSGCLRDFLQRHRARLAASRLLLYASQICKGMEYLGSRRCVHRDLAARNILVESETHVKIADFGLAKLLPLDKDYYVVREPGQSPIFWYAPESLSDNIFSRQSDVWSFGVVLYELFTYGNKSCSPSAEFLRMMGCDGDVPALCCLLELLAEGQRLPAPPACPGEVHELMKLCWASSPQDRPTFSALGPQLDALWSESRS